TAGGTTCATCTTACAGAGCCTTCTGTTCAGAATCGGAAGAGCCCGTCTCTTGATGAGGAATCCCAGCTATGCTTTGTAGAAACATCTTAGAGGGGCCAAAGATGAGTGATTTCGGTCATTTATGCTGCATGCACCCTGTCATAATCACACGTGTACCAAAAAAGCTTACATGATTGACAGTGTGGTGACCTGCAGGAGGCTACAAATGGTAGCAATAATCTCTTGCTATTCTCTGTATGGCATTTATTTTGGGGCTGTTTGCACAGTAAAAAAGCAGATTTGCATGTGAAAAACAACATACTCTCTTTGTTTTCACACAAACCATGTGTGAATTGTAGGAGGAGTCAGTTTGGAAGAGGTGAAGGCCAGGAATAGAATGGTAGGTTGGATGTTGTTCAGGGAGGATAAGAACGTCTGCCTATTTCTAATGATGACATTTTAATCCtattcttcctccaaggagcgtGTGGTGATGTGTATTGTTTCCTTCTgcccccttccattttatccttgccatgaccctgggaggtaggctaggcttTGAAAcagtgaccggcccaaggttacccaatgaggttcatggctgagcagggatttgaacctgagtctccccaATTCTAGTGTGCCATGCTAGCTGCAGTCCCAAGTTGGTTTTTGATGGACCCGCTGGTTGTGTTTGTGTATTATTTTGGGACCAGGGCATAAGGGCAAAAATTAACAATGCAGACTGGCTTGTGCTCTTCAACTGAGGTGGGAGTAGGTGCCTgaattgtggcaatgccagcggAGGCCCGCTTGACCGGAAATTATTTATGATAGATTTCTTTTAATGTTCTCTGTTAGATACAGCACGTGGGAGCCAGAGGATCACATTCTTGACCCTCGCCTGGTGATGGCTTATGAAGAGAAGTAAGAGtgtttcctctttttctcttttgggAAAGGTTAAAATATCTTGCATCCGTCCAGCAGGTGTAGTTGGGCTGCCTTTGGCACACAGACCTCTCCCCTGCCTCGCCAAGGGCTGAATGACTTGTGATGCTAATTATTGTATAGAGCAGGCTCTTGGTTACCTTGAGGCCCTTGCACTACAGATTAACTATCTGGGAGTTTAGGCTAGCTTGTCCCCAGGATGCACTGACTTGCACATGACAGGCATAATGATCCCATTCCCAGCTGCTTGGGAATGTTAAGGCTCAAGTGATGTGCTACTGAGGAGGAGTACAGGCATGGCTAACTCATACCTTCCCACTAATACGTAGTTGGGAAAATGTTGGCCATGAAGCCTTGGTAGTGCTCTACCTCCGCTTCTGTTTTTTGGCTGCCATTTGTGGGACTGTGAGAAAACATTAAGGTGGCACTGCTGTGTCATGCTTTCTTCCCAGTTACACATCCTAGGGCGATACAGTGTGTGGGCGGGGAGGCTGATGTGGATTGTTGGTACTGTGTTTTCTCATAAGATTTGGTTTCATCCTAAAATACCGGGATTTTTGCTTCTTGTAATGACTGTGAGCATTCACAGGGTATGGTATTAATTTGTCTGTTAAGGACCTCTTGAGCTCTACAGGAATTGTTAGGAAGGTATCCTTCCTGTATAGTAGGTTTTACTACCTGCTCTTGTGTCCGAAAGGCCTTGTGAGTATACAGTGCTGTGTTAACAAATGAAATCTCTAGATGCCATCTGTATTTGCAGGGAAGAACGAGAGCGTGCCTCCAGTTGCAGGAAGAGAGGCCCCAAACCGAAGCGCCTTTTGCTGCAGGTAACTATTGTTTGATGTCCTTTCCCATGCCTCACAGTGGCTCTCATGCCACTCGTTGGAAGACAGCTTTAAGAACAGCAGTGTATTTCTCTCTAGAACTAAATTCTGTCTTGGTGGGCCCTTTGAGGCTAGAGCTTTGACTTCCTTTTCCTATATTGGCATATGCTAAGACCAGCACTTACCTGCTTGTGTCAATTCTCCATTAAGGGCTTTGCTTCTATGGTAATAATCCTTAAACTAATTTTTCATCCTGAGCTGTAAATCCCACTGAACAAGTCCTTACATCAGGGTGAGCAAATTATTGTCCAAGGCTTATATCTGGCCAAAGGAAGCTGTCATCCTGTCCTTCGGATACTTTACAGTATGTTGGAAGTGCAGCATCCAATAATGGGCTGACCTCAGCATCCAGTAATGGACTGATACTCCTGCAACTTCTTAAATGCCTCAAGGGCACCTGAACGGCTGCTGAGGAGGCCATTTCTGGGTTTCCACTCATTTTGAGGGCTCAGAGTTGGATGTTGGCTCTTCCTGTTTCCCATGATGGAAACAGAAGTATGACTGTTCTACTCAGAGCCCTCAAAAGTGGGTGGAAATCTAGCTGTGGCCCTCAGGATGAACAGATTCCTCACCCCTTCCTTGAAAGAGGCTGACAGGAGTCACTGCAGGTGTTTGTATGTGCCCAGGTACATGTCAGACTTTCtaagcttttttccccctccctgtttgcaGAGGCTGTATAGTATGGACTTGAGGAGTGCAcacaaagggaaagagaaactctgcttttctctgtcacGGAGGTTTGGGGGAGCAGGAAACAACTTGACAGGGACCAAAGGAGGGCAGACAGAGCTGTCTGAGAagagtgggggaggaggggtgctGCCTTTCCCTCTTCGGAAGCAGAACAAGAACCAGAAGTACTTGCGCCTCTCACGGAAGAAGTTCAACCGCATGTCAAGCCTGGAGAACCGGAATCGCCGCCGGGAGTTCTTCCTTAAGGAACCGATAGCACTAGAGGACCGGCAGACCCCCAGTGACTGGGACGAGGCCACACAACCTGCCAGCAAAGAAGGTAAGGCTGGGCCGCTTAGCCAACTGTATCCTGTTAACATGTAAAGAGGGAAAAGTTGTGACATCGCTAAAGAACCAGACActgctctctacaccaagctggcaaaatatttgagagccagcctggtgtagtggttaggagtgaagacttctaatctgattagccaggtttaattccgcactcccccacatgcagccagctgggtgaccttgggctcactacagcactgatagagctgttctgaccgagcagtgatatcagggctctctcagcctcacccacctcacaggatgtctgttgtggggaaaggaaaaggaaggcgactgtaagccgctttgagtctccttctggtagagaaaagcagcatataagaaccaattcttctttgttGTCTTCTTCAAGAGGTCGGCCTAGTAGGCAGCTGTAGTGCATATTATGCACCTGTAACTCCTTGGATCATGACTGCTATATTTATGTCCATCCATGTGGTGGACTTTCTGAAGTGGCATTCATTGTTACAGATCATGCAGGGTCAGtacagccttccatcctcttcAGCTCTCTTCCCTTGTTGTCTTCCCTGTCCATCCCTGCCTTGGTGTTGAATGTACTGAATTAGGAGTGGTTGGTCTCCTGTGTCCCATGAGCAGGGAAAGAAGTCTCAGCGTAGTCCTTGGCATCCTTGTTTTTTCCCTCCGCTCTCACATGTTGTTGTctgtcttcttcctctcccacagtGGGCTCAGATACGGCAGAAGGCTCTCTTTCCTGGAGCCCAGCCCTGCCCCCAAATGAAGTGACAGTGACGGACATCACAGCAAACTCCATTACCGTGACTTTCAGAGAAGCACAAATGGCAGAGGGCTTCTTCCGAGATCGGAGCATCCAGTTCTGAAACGCCATTTTTATTTTGTGGTTTTCTCTTTTTCCGTGTTTGGGGATCTCCCCACACCCCATGTTTCTaatcagatttcccccctcctcatgGCAGGTGATTTAAGTATATTCTGTAACAAAATCCGAAAATTTTCCTTCACAGATGTTTACAGAGGATTTTGATTTTGACTGTTGATGCCTCACTGACTTAATTTCCCCCCTGCTCTTCTTTCAAGTACGCAAAAACCACAACAAAAAAAGGCAGTGTGGGGGTGCCTGTATGTGTTTCCCCCCCTCATTTGTTACTATaggtatagatatatatatatatagaaagaataTATAGATATATTACTTGTCTGTTACTACTTTGTGCATTTTGGAAACTGAAGCTCTTTTCACTGGCAAAGTTGTTTATTTGCAGTGCTCTATAGAAGAATGTCCACACCTTATACCAATAATGGCGAACTGAAAATTGAAATGAGAAGTTGCGAGCCCAGAAATAGGAAAGAGGCCAGATACCCCTGTGTTCTTCCATGTTTTCCTTTGTAAAACTACTTCCCTCGTCCGTTCCCTTCCCGGAGAGATCTGCGGACCCTTCTGCTCCGGGCAAGTGGCCCTTGCTCGATGCTTCCTCCCTTATCAGTACTGTACTCAGCATGGCCTACAGGTGTCCACAGTGCTTCCGCAAGTGCTGCAGTTTGGAAGATGATGCATAGATGCCCCTGGTCCGCTAGTGTGTGCCCTTTGTGGGAACACCTACGTGGGTACTTTCCCCACTCATGGCTTCCTTTAAACCGGAATGCAAAAAGCCGTATCGCACCTGCTAGGTGTACCTGCGTTGCTGCTACTTGTCCTGTGTGCAGACCAACTTTTTTCAAACTACTCGTAGGAAATCATGGCTTCCTGGAAGAGTAACAGTTTGTTAGCCAGTGCTTACCACTGCCTGTTTGCCCCTTGCAGTGCACAAGCTAGTGAGTTTGTTCTGGATTGTCCTAGTGCTTGTACTTGCTTGCCGTGGTTCTATGGTGAGTCTTGACAGGACGGGCTTTTGACCTTGCCTGAGTTTATAGTGTGCCAGTTGCCACAACCAGGAATGGTACCTGATTACTAGATGTGGAATGGGTTCTCTGTGAGCACAATGCTTGTGGAGGTGGTCCATTTAGTAATGTTTACTGATATGTGGGATGGTGGAGGAGCCCCAAAGCATTGTGGCCTGTGGGCATTGGATGTGCATTAGAAAATTGTATAGTGCATGCCTGAAAACCAACACATGATCCTAAAGGAAAGGAGATATAATTTCCACCAGTCAGCTAGTGGCGTAATGATATCTAAATGCTGCGCCACTAGTGTTAGCAGTTACTGAATGGTGGCCTTACATATCTTTCACCTGTTATCTTTGGATTCATAAAGTTGTTCAGCGAGTGTAATTTTACATGTGTAAATAACTGGAAGATTGTTGTGCttaggctgctgctgcttcagccaGTCAGGCTTGAACATATCTTCCTGTTATTGTGATAGTGTTAAGGTGTGCACACAACTGAAAAGGTCTTGGCAATCAGGaatctctcctttaaaaaaaaaaaacaagctctgGATGAATAAGAAACAGCACATATTTGAGCTTCTGAGAATGTTGCTGTTGGATTTCATTTGTACAGGGAGTTCTTTATTCATGAAATTTGTTTCATATATATTTGAGTCACAGCTTTTCTTAGGGGATGAGACTGGGGAGGTAGGATTGAAAGATTTCTTGTGGGGGCAGAAGAGCATAAACATGAACCATGGGCtggaatggacactggccaaTTCATCCTGCTTGGTAGAGTAAGGACACCGAAATATTGACAGTACTAGAATGTGATTCAGAGAAACTTGTGAATTTCTGCCTTGAAGGGACCTTTGAAGGAATATGCTTTCATTGATGGTATTCTGCTGGTGGTTATTCATAAGCCTTGGCTACTCCTAATTTCATACCAAGTGATGTTGTCTTTTTTTGGTGAAGGTCCTAAAATCTTTGCCAGGGAGAAGCTGCTTGTGGTTCCACGGAGCCTTGTGATGCACGTCAATGCCTTGAGACTTGTGCTGGACTTTGGATGATTTTTAAATAGTTGTATCCTCAAGCTGTATAGTTATGTTCCAGTGTATTTCTGCTTTTTAAGTtgacttaaaccaggggtagtcaaactgtggccctccagatgtccatggactacaattcccaggagccccctgccagcattcgctggcagggggctcctgggaattgtagtccatggacatctggagggccgcagtttgactacccttgacttAAACAATCAAAAACTTCAGAAAATGTATCTTCTTCTGGAAATTGCAGACAAGAATTTAGGAACAAGGGCTGTAATCCTAACCATATGTACTTGGGGGCAAATcctattgaaatgaatgggattgGCTTCTAAGTAAAAATGATTAGGAGTGAAGTAGGAAGCCAATGGAGCATTTGATGCTGGGATGCACCTCTGACTTGTTCCACTTGTTTAACTGACCTCTGCCTTCTTGCCAACAAAAACTAAACTCCCCCACTCCAAGTGTATGTTTACTGAAACTCTGTTCTTCTGGAGCTTTCCAAAATGGAATGTAACATTATGTGGAGATTATAAATCTAACCTGTTTgcagtctttttttttccttgcaaaatTTGGCTGCAGATCCATTTAAACAGTCCAGCATTGAATACAGCAGATTTGGAGACTGCATATGGCTCTCAGAGAGCAACAGTCCTGCTGTGGATTGTCTCCTGTCCTGGTGCTCTGAAAGGGAGAACCGCCAAGTCCTAAGATGCAAATCCTGATATTTGCAGCTCTTTGTGCTAAAAGTGGTTTGTTCTATTGTGGGATGGGTGGGGAAGAAGAGGCTGCAGAACAGCAGGATGTCCTGGTTGCCTGGATTCCTCACTTGTAGATGTTCTGTGTCTTGCACGAAGCTAGCGCCGTGAGAAGGTGGCCAGGTGTTAAGCTCCTTTAAGGAAGGAAACCGGAATTGTTCTTCAGTGGTTTGGGATACATTCTTTGtgggcagaaggtcctgggttctgTTATCTGAAAGTTCCAGTGAAAAGATCTGGGGGAGCAAGTTTTGGGGGAGCCCTTTCTGTGCATGACATCTTGGGGAGTGGCAGCCAGTCAAAGGAGAGCATGCTTTGTGAGATGGATTAATGGTCTGACCCAAATAAACGCAGCTTTACGTGTTCAAGTCCGCCCAGTATAGGTACAAGGACAGGCTTTCAGAAGGTAGAATAGAGACACATAGCagactttaaaatttaaaaagcaccATTTGGATTGTCTCATTAGgttctggaccccccccccccaaaaatgctaGAGTCGTAAAATTAATTGTGTTTCATTGGCTAGTGTTTTTTCCTACTCTGCAGACATCAGAGTGTTCTTCTTTAAGCTTTTGTGGGATCATTCGCTTCGGTTATGGGTATGTGTAACACATCAGGCCACTTCTCTGGAATGAATAAATGGCCTCACTTTCAAAATGTCAGATTCCTTTTCAAGGGCAAAACACTTGTGAAAGATTCTGCAGCTGCTTCTTCTGGAGGAGATAGTAGGGGACAATGCTGGAAATGCTTCTCTGGATCACAGTAGTTCCTGCTGTTAAAAGCGTAGGTTACAGGGGCCATCTGAGAAGTTGGCAATGAATCAGAAGCCAGTTCAGTGGGAAGAGTATGATTGACGAAGACCTCATGCCACAACCGCAGAGTATGATGCTCCAAATGTTGTAAATCCCCCCCTCACCTTCATTATAAATGTTTCTGGGGCAAAGAAATCTCACTGTGGCTAAGATTTCTAATATATTCCATTTTAGAAAGGGAATAGACTTGGTTTTCCTAGATCTTTCTACCTGACACACAGCAGTGAACATGTGAAAATCAACACGCTTTATTTTGTCACCTGATTTCAGATGTGGTTTTATGTCTTCTAAAGTCCATAGTAGAATTTACAGTAAAAGTTTTCTGGCCAGCTTCCCATGGAATCGTGGGAGCAAGTAGTTTAATGACCATCCTGAGAATTCTGTGATCTTGCAGTGCtactgataaagctgctcagCTCTGGTGGGTACGTGTGAACTCATTCTATCCCCAGACTTCTTTTCCAGAATAAATTTTCTGTGTCTTCATAGCGAAAACCCTGGCAGTTAACAAAGTCGAAACTGctcgtctctctctcttttttttagttttaaactTTCAAAATAGTTTTTGTTACTAAGCTCTGTCCTTATTTGAAACTTTCCAGCTATATTTTTTTCCTATGCATCACTACAGGGCTGACACCTCCTACCAAGTGATTAGAACCGTACAAATGTCTGTGAGGAATAAGAATGAATAAGAGGAAGCAATGTGGGTAGGAAGAGTGGCACATCACAGTTTGCCTTGCTTGAAATTAGGGCTGTGATGCACACGTGGCACTGAGTCCTGCTGAAAtgtaaaccaaccaaccaaccaaaaatcttccttccagcagaacACCTAAGAATGGGTatgagtgttttgtttttgtttttaaagtgtgaAATGTCCTCTTCCTAAGAGCTTTTACAATACAGGTCTGTGTTCCTGCAGGTGTGTCTTCTTAGTAAAAATACGTGTTGTATAGAACCTCTTTTCCTCTACTTTAAAATGTTGGTGAATTATGCTGAAAGGTAGGGTGCAGTTAGAGTTCAATACTGAAGGAGATTCCAGCACTCATCTTCACCCTTGATGGGGCTAATCCAGGGAACGTTAGAACTCAACCCTGATCACAATGCTATTGTCAAAACAGTATGAATAGAAGAGCAGACCCATCGGCTAATACCTTGTGCCTATCAGCACATATATACAACAGTGGAAGACTGTAATAATATCCAGTTAAATGGAGTAGTTACCACCACTGATATGGTTGATGTATGCAGTAGGATTTATGTAGTAACATGCAGTTATTCAGAGGTAGGCTGGGGAACTGCAGAGTGTGAATAGGTCCAAGAAAGCACTTTCCCCAGCAATGCAACAatgctacattttaaaatatttattttactaaGGTGAATAGTATGTGGTCTTCTGCCAAGGTTTGAGATTCTCAGGTGGACCATgagcctttttttttgttttactttttgctgctgctttctAGAAGGACCACCTGCTAATGGCCATGCATGAAGAAGCAAAGGTAGCAAAGGGGCCATGCCCCTTGCCTGTTCGCATGGACACTAGAAGGATGGCAAAGCAAGAGGCATTTGTGGTGGAGAAGGTTCCCATTAACACAGGCAGGTTCACATTAGGGGTGTCAGCAGCCTGGAGAAATATATGTCCTACTCCAAGCTTAGTGGGAGGTTATCAGCCTCCCTGCCATCAAAAACTTCACCTGTCCATTTTCATAAATGCtcacaatattttttttcctctgggtTGTTGGCAAAATGAGCAGACACAGCTGTCTTGTCTTGTCTCTGTTTTCTGGGGCCCAGCCACAGCTGCTGCCATCACTTAGTGTGCACCTGGTGGAGCTGTCTTCCCCACCAGTGAAGTCACAACCACCTCATCCTGCCATGTGGCTCTGTGACAGGATTTCCTGTGACATACTTGCCATTTGATGGCCTCCATGCGGCTGCCTGGTGATTAAAGGTGAATCCTGTGTTtggaaaggttggagaccactgccctagaagactGCTTCTGTGTTTCTTGCTTCCTTGGTTCAGGTACTTATACCTGTAGCGACTGCACAAAGTTTGtgcctagtggcacctttaaggccaagaaaGTTTTGCACGAACATTAACGCTTATCTCTTGAGAAAACGTTGTTCTTAAaggacattgttctgctgctgcagaccaacacggctacccacctgaatcttttaaTAACTGTATGATGGCAGCTCAACATATGCAGCTGCTCGCCTCACTGTATCTTGGCACTGGGAGAAGTAGTGCCTGTTGGAGTTTCACAGGGCTATTAAATTGCCAGAAAAAGGACAGCAGCCCTAGGGGTGGCATCTTCAATGTGTCACCTTGCAGGAGGCTTGAAAGCCGCTGCCGTTGTAATTTCCACCCCCTGCTTAGTGTGCGTATATAGAGTTCTTGATTTGCCACTGTTCTGCCCTGATTGTTTTTAATGGCCCTCGCCTTTTTCAGTTAATGTTACCATAGCAATGTTTTAATTATGAGAAGAACCCCTATGCTGGCCATTTCCCCCATGTGTTTTCTAGGAATCTGTTCTAAATAGAAGTGTTTATGCTTAACTTAGGAATGGAAGAATGaataaactgtattttaaagtACCGTGAAAGTTTCTGGAACGAGCCTTGTGGTGACTCCAGGAGAAAGTACAAATGTTAGTTGATAGCAATCACTTTACTGGGGCACTTTAGAGAATTTTGATAACCCTACAGTAGTAAGCTCCAGGTTTAGGAGCAAACGTGTGTGTGAGTGCTTAACTGGGGGTTGCCTTTGGATTTGCTGCTAATGTTTTCTTAAGTTACAAGTAAAGTTTTAGATTAGTTGACATCACACGAAGCAAAGACtttattgggatttttttaattttaaaaaaaaacccaattactGTTAGCCAATATGCATTGCTAAGGGAAGACTGCATGGTCAGGAGGCACTAAGGTCAGTGAGCGAGTAAACCTGTTTAGTCTTTTTAAGTTGTTTCAGTTCTTTAAAATATAGCGTGTTCCACATGCAGCGAACATATCCTGACAGCAGTAGAGTGGTCAAAGGGTAGAGGTATTTCTGACCAAACCTCTGCTCTCGTATTAGTGTGCCTGTATATGATTAGTAAATTTGTCCAGCATAAAATTAAACAGTTGAACAAGCTTTGATCACATGGAAAGTGCCCTTTGGTCATGGGATAGGATTTGGGAAGAAGATTCTTCCTGACTCTAAACTGCTACAGGATTGAATTAATCTCTTTCCATTTCTAATCATTCCCTTGTTACACTTTCAGAGGTGGGTTGCATTGTTTTCGGATGTCGTTATGCAGGTAATATTTCAGGCTTTCAGAGCTGCAGCTCCCAAGCACAACTGTACTTATGATATTATGCTGAAGTGATTAGTTCAAACCCAGTGTTCTCCAAAATAACTAAGTAATGTTTGCAAAAATGTTGAGCAGTTCTTTCTGTGACTTTTGTGTTGGCTCAGTAACAGTTGGCTTTGCCAAGGAGCTGGGCATCTCTTGGCATAAAATAGGTGTACATAAGGAGAGGAAATGCACGCATGTTATTGCATGACTTTAATGGACTTGGAAGGGTAAAACAGCTTATGGTTGCACTGTGAGCGTAC
Above is a window of Paroedura picta isolate Pp20150507F chromosome 5, Ppicta_v3.0, whole genome shotgun sequence DNA encoding:
- the CBX7 gene encoding chromobox protein homolog 7 isoform X1 — protein: MELSAIGEQVFAVESIRKKRVRKGKVEYLVKWKGWPPKYSTWEPEDHILDPRLVMAYEEKEERERASSCRKRGPKPKRLLLQRLYSMDLRSAHKGKEKLCFSLSRRFGGAGNNLTGTKGGQTELSEKSGGGGVLPFPLRKQNKNQKYLRLSRKKFNRMSSLENRNRRREFFLKEPIALEDRQTPSDWDEATQPASKEVGSDTAEGSLSWSPALPPNEVTVTDITANSITVTFREAQMAEGFFRDRSIQF
- the CBX7 gene encoding chromobox protein homolog 7 isoform X2, with product MELSAIGEQVFAVESIRKKRVRKGKVEYLVKWKGWPPKEERERASSCRKRGPKPKRLLLQRLYSMDLRSAHKGKEKLCFSLSRRFGGAGNNLTGTKGGQTELSEKSGGGGVLPFPLRKQNKNQKYLRLSRKKFNRMSSLENRNRRREFFLKEPIALEDRQTPSDWDEATQPASKEVGSDTAEGSLSWSPALPPNEVTVTDITANSITVTFREAQMAEGFFRDRSIQF